A region of Piscinibacter gummiphilus DNA encodes the following proteins:
- a CDS encoding substrate-binding domain-containing protein: protein MATRALLADLAADWAAEGGDPVRVESVGGVDAARRVAAGEAFDVVVLASDAIDRLLAAGHLVAGSKVDLVRCDVAIAVPEGAPHPSVADEAGLRAAVSAASRIALSTGPSGTALVKLFERWGLADAVRDRLVQAPPGVPVGRLLAEGAADIGFQQFSELLGLPGIAVLGTMPPGLEIVTTFSAACCIAGRSMADVQPLLARWRSAATDEMKHRHGMIDARA from the coding sequence ATGGCCACGCGGGCCCTGCTGGCCGACCTGGCCGCGGACTGGGCGGCGGAGGGGGGCGATCCCGTGCGGGTCGAGTCCGTCGGTGGCGTGGACGCCGCGCGCCGCGTGGCCGCCGGCGAAGCCTTCGACGTGGTGGTGCTGGCGTCCGACGCCATCGACCGCCTGCTCGCCGCGGGCCACCTCGTGGCCGGCAGCAAGGTCGACCTCGTGCGCTGCGACGTCGCCATCGCCGTGCCGGAGGGGGCGCCGCATCCGTCCGTGGCGGACGAAGCCGGCCTGCGGGCGGCCGTCTCGGCCGCCTCGCGCATCGCGCTGTCCACCGGCCCGAGCGGCACGGCCCTCGTGAAGCTGTTCGAGCGCTGGGGCCTGGCCGACGCCGTGCGCGACCGGCTGGTGCAGGCGCCTCCGGGTGTGCCGGTGGGCCGGCTGCTGGCCGAGGGCGCGGCCGATATCGGTTTCCAGCAATTCAGTGAACTCCTCGGCTTGCCAGGCATCGCCGTGCTGGGCACGATGCCCCCCGGCCTGGAGATCGTGACCACCTTCAGCGCCGCGTGCTGCATCGCCGGCCGATCCATGGCCGACGTGCAGCCGCTGCTGGCCCGGTGGCGGTCCGCCGCCACCGATGAGATGAAACACCGCCACGGCATGATCGATGCCCGTGCGTGA
- a CDS encoding Bug family tripartite tricarboxylate transporter substrate binding protein yields MTSIPRRALGLAIALGLLGAAAMPAAAQDWPTKPVRILTPFPAGAGPEAVVRVLAEKLQKKWGQPVIVENRPGGNGFIAIDAFKRGATDGTDLIQLDNVHLVAYPYLFKKLPYDPVKDFDPLTPLFRTYFFVGVPANSKYRTVGDIVADAKARPGALNYGSWSVGNPVHLGSALLESMTNTQMQHVIYKETSMLYTGVATGELDFALGSLATAGPLQRMGRIKFIAVTAPKRHPAFPDVPTVAESGGPAGYEMTGWTTIAAPKNLPKAVADKIQHDIEAALAEPDIKDRYATFGYETFPTTRTQFNAFINAESAKYADVIKRAKASLD; encoded by the coding sequence ATGACGTCCATCCCCCGCCGGGCCCTCGGCCTCGCCATCGCGCTCGGCCTGCTCGGTGCCGCGGCGATGCCGGCCGCCGCGCAGGACTGGCCGACCAAGCCCGTGCGCATCCTGACGCCGTTCCCGGCCGGCGCCGGTCCCGAGGCCGTGGTGCGCGTGCTCGCCGAGAAGCTGCAGAAGAAGTGGGGCCAGCCGGTGATCGTGGAGAACCGTCCGGGCGGCAACGGCTTCATCGCCATCGACGCGTTCAAGCGCGGCGCCACCGATGGCACCGACCTGATCCAGCTCGACAACGTCCACCTCGTCGCGTACCCGTACCTCTTCAAGAAGCTGCCGTACGACCCCGTCAAGGACTTCGACCCGCTGACCCCGCTGTTCCGCACGTACTTCTTCGTCGGTGTGCCGGCGAACAGCAAGTACCGCACGGTCGGCGACATCGTCGCGGACGCGAAGGCCCGTCCCGGCGCGCTGAACTACGGCAGCTGGTCGGTGGGCAACCCGGTGCACCTGGGTTCCGCGCTGCTCGAGAGCATGACCAACACGCAGATGCAGCACGTCATCTACAAGGAGACGTCGATGCTCTACACCGGCGTGGCCACCGGTGAACTCGACTTCGCTCTCGGTTCGCTGGCCACCGCCGGTCCGCTGCAGCGCATGGGGCGCATCAAGTTCATCGCGGTGACGGCGCCCAAGCGCCACCCGGCCTTCCCCGACGTGCCCACGGTCGCCGAGTCCGGCGGTCCCGCCGGCTACGAGATGACCGGCTGGACCACCATCGCCGCGCCGAAGAACCTGCCGAAGGCGGTGGCCGACAAGATCCAGCACGACATCGAGGCCGCGCTGGCCGAGCCGGACATCAAGGACCGCTACGCCACGTTCGGCTACGAGACCTTCCCGACCACCCGCACGCAGTTCAACGCGTTCATCAACGCCGAGTCGGCCAAGTACGCCGACGTGATCAAGCGCGCGAAGGCCTCGCTGGACTGA
- a CDS encoding NAD(P)-dependent oxidoreductase, with amino-acid sequence MTARPLRRIGLVGYGEVGRILAEDLRAQGVAVSAFDLKFAKADEAAPLRAHAEAHGVAVAASARALAEGVDLVVCAVTASQTLAAAEASAPGCAGGTWFLDFNSASPGAKARAAARVNEAGGRYVEGAVMTSVPPYRLRVPMLLGGPDADALAALLDPLGFAARVASDRLGVASATKMCRSVIIKGMEAMMIESLVTARHYGVEDSVLASLAETFPQIDWEKQAAYFFQRVIEHGRRRSEEVREVAETVREAGLVPWSADGTADRQAWVANLADDGVFTPRDSPGFARSADWRTEADRLLARLHPSP; translated from the coding sequence ATGACGGCCCGACCTCTCCGTCGCATCGGCCTCGTCGGTTACGGCGAGGTGGGGCGCATCCTCGCCGAGGACCTGCGCGCCCAGGGCGTGGCCGTCTCCGCCTTCGACCTGAAGTTCGCGAAGGCGGACGAGGCGGCACCACTGCGTGCGCACGCCGAAGCGCACGGGGTGGCGGTGGCTGCATCCGCCCGCGCGCTGGCCGAAGGGGTGGACCTCGTCGTGTGCGCGGTCACCGCGAGCCAGACGCTCGCGGCGGCCGAGGCCAGTGCCCCGGGCTGCGCCGGCGGCACGTGGTTCCTCGACTTCAACTCGGCGTCGCCCGGGGCCAAGGCCCGCGCGGCGGCGCGCGTGAACGAGGCCGGCGGGCGCTACGTCGAGGGTGCGGTGATGACCAGCGTGCCGCCGTACCGCCTCCGCGTGCCGATGCTGCTGGGCGGCCCCGACGCGGACGCGCTCGCCGCGCTGCTGGACCCGCTCGGCTTCGCCGCGCGGGTCGCCAGCGACCGGCTCGGCGTGGCCTCGGCCACCAAGATGTGCCGCAGCGTGATCATCAAGGGCATGGAGGCGATGATGATCGAGAGCCTCGTCACCGCCCGCCACTACGGCGTGGAGGACAGCGTGCTCGCGTCCCTCGCCGAGACCTTCCCCCAGATCGACTGGGAGAAGCAGGCTGCCTACTTCTTCCAGCGCGTGATCGAACACGGCCGCCGCCGCAGCGAGGAAGTGCGCGAGGTGGCCGAGACCGTGCGCGAGGCCGGCCTCGTGCCCTGGAGCGCCGACGGCACGGCCGACCGCCAGGCCTGGGTGGCGAACCTGGCCGACGACGGTGTCTTCACGCCGCGCGACTCACCCGGCTTTGCCCGCAGCGCCGACTGGCGCACCGAGGCCGACCGGCTGCTCGCGCGGCTCCATCCCAGCCCCTGA
- a CDS encoding tripartite tricarboxylate transporter substrate binding protein has product MVSNDFLHMRRTVMLALAAAAWPAARAQSTRPLRLVVPFPPGGSTDILARAIGAKLGPALGQTVVIDNKPGAGGSLGASEVARAEPDGQTLLMGHIGTLAVNPALYPKLPYDPVKSFAPVAWVARVPNLLVVSARSSIKTLADLVAQARATPGHLTYSSGGNGSAAHIAFEYLKLQAKFPMLHIPYRGTGPSVTDLMGGQVDATFTGSPVVLPHVRSGQLRALAVSSVKRLPSLPDVPTVAECGFPGFDADQWYGVVAPAGTPAAVVTRLNAEINKALQNPQVAQQLDGEGAVPVPGSPQAFGELIAREIPRWAKVVRAGNMRAD; this is encoded by the coding sequence ATGGTTTCGAACGACTTCCTGCACATGCGCAGGACGGTGATGCTCGCCCTCGCGGCAGCGGCCTGGCCCGCGGCGCGAGCCCAATCGACCAGGCCGCTGCGGCTCGTCGTGCCCTTCCCGCCGGGCGGTTCGACCGACATCCTCGCCCGCGCCATCGGCGCGAAGCTCGGGCCGGCGCTGGGCCAGACGGTGGTCATCGACAACAAGCCGGGGGCCGGCGGATCGCTCGGTGCGTCCGAGGTGGCCCGCGCGGAGCCGGATGGCCAGACGCTGCTGATGGGCCACATCGGCACGCTCGCCGTGAACCCGGCGCTGTACCCGAAGCTGCCGTACGACCCCGTGAAGAGTTTCGCGCCGGTGGCCTGGGTGGCGCGGGTGCCCAACCTCCTCGTGGTGAGTGCGCGATCGTCCATCAAGACGCTGGCCGACCTGGTCGCCCAGGCGCGTGCGACGCCGGGGCACCTGACCTATTCGTCGGGCGGCAACGGCAGCGCCGCGCACATCGCGTTCGAGTACCTGAAGCTGCAGGCGAAGTTCCCGATGCTGCACATCCCGTACCGTGGCACCGGTCCCTCCGTGACCGACCTGATGGGCGGCCAGGTGGATGCCACCTTCACCGGTTCGCCGGTGGTGCTGCCCCACGTACGCAGCGGGCAACTGCGCGCGCTGGCGGTGTCGAGTGTCAAGCGCCTGCCGTCGTTGCCCGACGTGCCCACGGTGGCCGAGTGCGGGTTCCCCGGCTTCGACGCCGACCAGTGGTACGGCGTGGTGGCACCGGCCGGCACGCCCGCGGCGGTGGTGACGCGGCTCAACGCGGAGATCAACAAGGCGCTGCAGAACCCGCAGGTGGCGCAGCAGCTCGACGGAGAGGGCGCCGTGCCGGTGCCCGGGTCACCGCAGGCCTTCGGCGAGCTGATCGCGCGGGAGATCCCCCGCTGGGCGAAGGTGGTCCGGGCCGGGAACATGCGCGCCGACTGA
- a CDS encoding DUF6216 family protein, with translation MDQITDLAAGIGEWLSVPVPLVGAAIMGVLVGWLCWRTRSTHPVLVRVWRLLMGGAAMADREIGALVEARDRLLKFRFLFVTRVRTLAQARRLGRWSVAHDEDLADVNACGPLFDHEQCRIAEDKLPTPGLQFVRTVLVACAIFALMLLAAGFATDRALLQFRTSKVWFLLGPDSARAMSDGTRVTAANCAAGTPATLGPFRADELQSLCEAFSKPGTAALVRDTVTQQRFAFGPLALAALCALGALLASLRAGEAARAMQRRLVRRRAGTASVGAHVPGPDHLRPAGDLPRDQLAEGLR, from the coding sequence ATGGATCAGATCACGGACCTCGCCGCCGGCATCGGCGAATGGCTTTCGGTGCCGGTGCCGCTCGTCGGCGCGGCGATCATGGGCGTGCTCGTGGGCTGGCTCTGCTGGCGCACGCGGTCGACCCACCCGGTGCTGGTGCGGGTGTGGCGGCTGCTGATGGGTGGGGCGGCGATGGCGGACCGCGAGATCGGCGCCCTCGTCGAGGCGCGCGACCGGTTGCTGAAGTTCCGGTTCCTCTTCGTCACGCGAGTGCGCACGCTCGCGCAGGCGCGGCGGCTCGGGCGGTGGTCCGTCGCCCACGACGAGGACCTGGCGGACGTGAACGCATGCGGCCCGCTGTTCGACCACGAGCAGTGCCGCATCGCGGAGGACAAGCTCCCGACGCCGGGCCTGCAGTTCGTGCGCACGGTGCTGGTCGCGTGCGCGATCTTCGCGTTGATGCTGCTCGCGGCCGGCTTCGCCACCGACCGCGCACTGCTGCAGTTCCGCACGAGCAAGGTGTGGTTCCTGCTGGGGCCGGACTCGGCCCGGGCGATGTCGGACGGCACGCGGGTGACGGCTGCGAACTGCGCGGCGGGAACACCGGCGACCCTGGGCCCGTTCCGGGCGGACGAACTGCAGTCCCTCTGCGAGGCGTTCTCCAAGCCCGGCACCGCCGCGCTGGTGCGCGACACCGTGACGCAGCAGCGTTTCGCGTTCGGTCCGCTCGCGCTTGCGGCCCTGTGCGCGCTGGGTGCCCTGCTCGCCTCGCTGCGCGCGGGCGAGGCCGCGCGGGCGATGCAGCGCCGCCTCGTCCGGCGGCGCGCCGGCACCGCCTCAGTCGGCGCGCATGTTCCCGGCCCGGACCACCTTCGCCCAGCGGGGGATCTCCCGCGCGATCAGCTCGCCGAAGGCCTGCGGTGA
- a CDS encoding isocitrate lyase/PEP mutase family protein: MTRIATLRHRFRELHATGCFVLPNPWDRGSARWLAGHGHVALATTSSGCAWSLGRPDGGMARDEVLEHLREMVAATDLPVNADFENGFGADPAAVAESVRMAVDTGVAGLSIEDSTGNPAQPLFDLDIAVARLRAARAVIDTAGGDTLLVGRAENFFVGRPDLDDTLVRLKAYAEAGADCLYAPGIRTREQIAAVVAAVAPKPVNLLIGWASDLTMADIAALGVRRVSVGGALARSAWGGFMRAARGLSAGRFDGFADAAPGVELNAFFAGPPSST; the protein is encoded by the coding sequence ATGACCCGCATCGCCACGCTCCGTCACCGCTTCCGCGAACTCCACGCCACTGGCTGCTTCGTCCTGCCGAACCCCTGGGACCGCGGCAGCGCCCGCTGGCTCGCGGGCCACGGCCACGTGGCGCTCGCCACCACCAGCTCGGGCTGTGCCTGGTCCCTCGGTCGGCCCGACGGCGGGATGGCCCGCGACGAGGTGCTCGAGCACCTGCGCGAGATGGTCGCGGCCACGGACCTTCCCGTGAACGCCGATTTCGAGAACGGCTTCGGGGCCGACCCGGCGGCCGTGGCCGAGAGCGTGCGGATGGCGGTGGACACCGGGGTCGCGGGCCTGTCGATCGAAGACTCGACGGGCAACCCGGCGCAACCGCTGTTCGACCTGGACATCGCGGTGGCCCGCTTGCGCGCCGCCCGCGCCGTGATCGACACCGCCGGCGGCGACACGCTGCTGGTGGGCCGCGCCGAGAACTTCTTCGTGGGCCGGCCCGACCTCGACGACACGCTCGTGCGCCTGAAGGCCTACGCCGAGGCGGGCGCCGACTGCCTCTACGCGCCGGGCATCCGCACCCGCGAGCAGATCGCCGCGGTGGTGGCGGCCGTGGCACCGAAGCCGGTCAACCTGCTGATCGGCTGGGCCAGCGACCTGACGATGGCCGACATCGCCGCGCTGGGCGTGCGCCGCGTGAGCGTGGGCGGCGCCCTCGCGCGCTCGGCCTGGGGCGGCTTCATGCGCGCCGCCCGCGGCCTGTCGGCGGGCCGCTTCGACGGCTTCGCCGACGCGGCCCCGGGTGTCGAACTCAACGCGTTCTTCGCAGGGCCGCCGTCGTCCACGTGA
- a CDS encoding acyl-CoA thioesterase translates to MTPFDNAVALQPRPDGTQTGHTSPAYANMVGPFGGITAAQVVQSVLNHPQLLGEPVSLTVNYCAALADGAFTAVARPVRTNRSTQHWTVELQQQGEVVVTATVFTALRRETWRHDEHRMPDVPEPETLTPIPPQNRVAWLDRYEMRLLQGGIPQKWDGSELADSVTRLWVRDQPPRALDHASLTALCDVFFPRVWRRRATPVPAGTVSMTIYYHADGALLRETGDEPLLGQAQAQGFRGGYFDQTAQLWNRHGELLATTHQVVYYKE, encoded by the coding sequence ATGACCCCCTTCGACAACGCCGTCGCGCTGCAGCCCCGGCCCGACGGCACCCAGACCGGCCACACCAGCCCCGCCTACGCCAACATGGTGGGCCCGTTCGGCGGCATCACCGCGGCCCAGGTCGTGCAGTCCGTGCTGAACCACCCGCAGCTGCTGGGCGAACCCGTGTCGCTGACGGTGAACTACTGCGCGGCGCTGGCCGACGGTGCGTTCACGGCCGTCGCGCGTCCCGTGCGCACGAACCGCTCCACGCAGCACTGGACGGTGGAACTGCAGCAGCAGGGCGAGGTGGTGGTGACGGCCACCGTGTTCACCGCGCTGCGCCGCGAGACCTGGCGGCACGACGAACACCGCATGCCCGACGTGCCCGAGCCCGAGACGCTCACGCCCATCCCGCCGCAGAACCGCGTGGCCTGGCTCGACCGCTACGAGATGCGCCTGCTGCAGGGCGGCATCCCGCAGAAGTGGGACGGCTCGGAACTGGCCGACAGCGTCACCCGCCTGTGGGTGCGCGACCAGCCGCCGCGGGCGCTGGACCACGCCTCGCTGACCGCACTGTGCGACGTGTTCTTCCCGCGCGTGTGGCGCCGCCGCGCGACGCCGGTGCCGGCGGGCACGGTGTCCATGACCATCTACTACCACGCCGACGGCGCGCTGCTGCGCGAGACCGGCGACGAGCCGCTGCTGGGCCAGGCGCAGGCCCAGGGCTTCCGGGGCGGCTACTTCGACCAGACCGCGCAGCTGTGGAACCGCCACGGCGAACTGCTCGCCACCACGCACCAGGTCGTCTACTACAAGGAATGA